One genomic region from uncultured Subdoligranulum sp. encodes:
- a CDS encoding ABC transporter ATP-binding protein, producing the protein MFGANFQRKYALTDQGVQNTKKGTFWTVIVNLVVMGGVSILYLVMSGLMETLAGGVLPAALPVLAGLVIFALLSFLTHLQQYKATYGLVYGEVKATRLRLAERLRKLPLGFFGKRDLADLTETLMGDVNRMEHVWSHVLGYLYGSYISTAVIAVCLLWYDWRLALACLWGVPVAFGLLFGSRKLTERQAEQTKHAAVRVSDGMQEALENVREIRATNQEERYLAGLYRKIDEHERVMIRGELVTGLFVNGASVIMRLGVATTILVGAGLILSGQIDFMLLFLFLMVITRIYAPFDQSLALIAELFVSQVSADRMNALFDTPIAEGAETFRPKGHGIVFDHVEFAYDKEAVLHDVSFTAKEGEITALVGPSGSGKSTCARLAARLWDITGGTIKVGGVDIATVDPEVLLTDYSMVFQDVVLFDDTVMENIRLGRRGASDAEVMAAARAANCEEFVSKLPQGYQTPIGENGAKLSGGERQRISIARALLKDAPIVLLDEATASLDVENETKVQGALSRLLAGKTVLVIAHRMRTVAGADHIVVLKDGKVAQQGSPQELMAEGGLFRHMVELQSESAQWQLSGARP; encoded by the coding sequence ATGTTCGGAGCAAACTTTCAACGGAAATATGCCCTGACGGATCAGGGTGTACAGAACACCAAAAAGGGAACCTTCTGGACGGTAATCGTCAATCTGGTAGTCATGGGCGGGGTCAGCATTTTGTACCTTGTGATGTCCGGCCTGATGGAAACTTTGGCCGGCGGTGTCCTGCCTGCGGCTTTGCCGGTGCTGGCTGGCCTCGTGATATTTGCACTTCTCTCCTTTCTCACGCATCTCCAGCAGTACAAGGCCACCTACGGCCTGGTGTACGGTGAGGTCAAGGCCACCCGCCTGCGTCTGGCGGAGCGGCTTCGCAAGCTGCCTCTCGGCTTTTTCGGCAAGCGGGATCTGGCCGACCTGACGGAGACCCTGATGGGCGATGTCAACCGCATGGAGCATGTCTGGAGCCATGTGCTGGGCTACTTGTACGGCTCCTATATATCCACCGCCGTGATCGCGGTGTGCCTGCTCTGGTATGACTGGCGGCTGGCCCTTGCCTGCCTCTGGGGGGTGCCGGTGGCCTTCGGCCTGCTGTTTGGGAGCCGGAAGCTCACTGAGCGCCAGGCGGAGCAGACCAAGCACGCCGCCGTGCGGGTTTCGGATGGGATGCAGGAGGCGCTGGAAAATGTGCGGGAGATCCGTGCCACCAATCAGGAGGAGCGTTACCTTGCCGGGCTGTACCGGAAGATCGACGAGCATGAACGGGTCATGATCCGCGGTGAGCTGGTCACCGGCCTGTTTGTCAACGGGGCCAGCGTCATCATGCGGCTGGGTGTGGCCACCACGATCCTTGTGGGCGCGGGGCTGATTTTGTCCGGACAGATCGACTTCATGCTGCTGTTTCTGTTCCTGATGGTCATCACCCGGATCTATGCGCCCTTCGATCAGAGCTTGGCACTGATCGCCGAGCTGTTTGTCTCCCAGGTGTCGGCAGACCGGATGAACGCTCTGTTCGACACGCCCATCGCCGAAGGGGCGGAAACCTTCCGGCCCAAGGGACACGGCATTGTCTTTGACCATGTGGAGTTCGCCTATGATAAAGAGGCCGTCCTGCATGATGTCAGCTTTACCGCCAAAGAAGGCGAGATCACTGCGCTGGTGGGGCCCTCCGGCTCCGGCAAAAGCACCTGCGCCCGGCTGGCCGCCCGCCTGTGGGATATCACCGGGGGTACGATTAAAGTGGGCGGGGTGGATATCGCCACGGTGGACCCGGAGGTGCTGCTGACCGATTACTCCATGGTTTTTCAGGATGTGGTGCTGTTTGACGACACGGTGATGGAGAATATCCGCCTGGGCAGGCGAGGTGCCTCCGACGCGGAGGTGATGGCTGCGGCCAGGGCCGCCAACTGCGAGGAGTTTGTCAGTAAACTGCCACAGGGATATCAGACGCCCATCGGAGAAAACGGCGCCAAGCTCTCCGGCGGCGAGCGGCAGCGCATCTCCATTGCCCGGGCGTTGCTCAAGGATGCGCCCATCGTGTTGCTGGATGAGGCCACCGCCTCTCTGGATGTGGAAAATGAGACCAAGGTACAGGGGGCGCTTTCTCGGCTTCTGGCAGGCAAAACGGTACTGGTCATCGCCCACCGGATGCGCACCGTGGCCGGGGCGGATCACATCGTGGTGCTGAAGGACGGAAAGGTGGCGCAGCAGGGCTCCCCGCAGGAGCTGATGGCGGAAGGCGGCCTGTTCCGGCACATGGTGGAGCTCCAGAGTGAAAGCGCCCAGTGGCAGTTGAGTGGGGCAAGGCCATAA
- a CDS encoding TetR/AcrR family transcriptional regulator, with translation MEEKSTATLEKIQQAAMEEFSEKGFQGASLRQIVKQAGVTTGAFYGYFSSKEALFASIVEPHAAALMGRFMEAQTSFAELPEQEQPERMGLESSQCVHWMVDYICDHREPVKLLLCKAEGTSYEHFVHNMVEVEVEYTLQYLEVLHRLGHECPQLDAQLCHIIASGMFNGIFEIVVHDMPKEQAMRYVDQLRDFYTAGWLKLIGQ, from the coding sequence ATGGAAGAGAAGTCTACCGCGACCCTGGAAAAAATCCAGCAGGCCGCCATGGAGGAGTTTTCAGAGAAAGGCTTTCAGGGTGCCTCCCTGCGGCAGATTGTGAAGCAGGCCGGTGTCACCACCGGCGCATTTTACGGCTATTTTTCCAGCAAAGAGGCGCTCTTTGCCTCCATCGTGGAACCCCACGCCGCCGCGCTGATGGGCCGGTTTATGGAGGCCCAGACCTCCTTTGCCGAGCTGCCGGAACAGGAGCAGCCGGAGCGCATGGGGCTGGAGTCCAGTCAGTGTGTCCACTGGATGGTGGACTACATCTGTGACCATCGGGAGCCGGTGAAGCTGCTGCTGTGCAAGGCAGAGGGCACCAGCTACGAGCATTTCGTTCACAATATGGTGGAGGTCGAAGTGGAATACACCCTCCAATACCTGGAGGTGCTCCACCGTCTGGGGCATGAATGCCCCCAACTGGATGCACAGCTGTGTCACATCATCGCCAGCGGGATGTTCAACGGCATCTTTGAGATCGTCGTCCACGACATGCCCAAGGAGCAGGCCATGCGCTATGTGGACCAGCTGCGGGATTTCTATACCGCCGGATGGCTGAAGCTGATCGGCCAGTAA
- a CDS encoding cation-translocating P-type ATPase — protein sequence MKVLVKRLESLLELGGIKKDIIFLIISGAAVLLSLLDVRPFPFDMAWIAIILCGIPIILEAIIGLVTSFDIKADVLVSLALIASVAIGEDFAAGEVAFIMQLGSLLEELTVAKARAGIEKLVHLTPQTARVLRDGKENIVPAEQVQVGDLLRVLPGESVPVDGRIVSGQTSINQAVMTGESLPVDKTVGDEVSSGTVNQFGAFEMEATKVGEDSSIQRMIRLVQSADAGKAKIVGLADRWATWIVVIALSAAAITWLITGEIIRAVTILVVFCPCALVLATPTAIMAAIGNATKHGFLVREGDALERLANVKVIAFDKTGTLTYGKPKVMDVVSVSDQYTKEQIYRLAASVELLSEHPLGKAVVNCYKSEYGAELEPVHHFQMIPGRGVCAQTEAAELLAGNLEFLNEHGVFMESVPTVDETICKGGTIIYLSADGMLAGYLTLSDTLRKESADMIHTLFELNVQPVLLTGDHESAANAIAGQLDIHEVHANCLPEDKLNSIGAYQETGKPVCMIGDGINDAPALKKADVGIAMGGVGSDIAVDAADIALVDDEVKELPHLVALSKRMMTTIKCNLTFSMTLNFLAIILAISGTLNPVVGALVHNAGSVLVIANSAILLNWKKR from the coding sequence ATGAAAGTGCTTGTCAAAAGGCTCGAATCGTTATTGGAATTGGGCGGCATCAAAAAGGATATTATCTTTTTAATTATCTCCGGAGCTGCAGTGCTGCTTAGCCTGCTGGATGTCCGTCCATTTCCTTTTGATATGGCATGGATTGCGATTATCCTGTGTGGTATTCCGATTATTTTAGAGGCGATTATTGGTCTGGTCACCTCCTTCGATATAAAGGCGGATGTGCTGGTATCATTGGCTCTGATTGCCTCTGTTGCGATTGGTGAAGATTTTGCCGCAGGTGAAGTGGCGTTTATCATGCAGCTTGGCAGCCTACTGGAGGAACTGACTGTAGCCAAAGCCCGCGCCGGGATTGAAAAGTTGGTGCATCTGACACCCCAAACGGCTCGGGTGCTGCGCGATGGAAAGGAAAACATTGTTCCTGCTGAACAGGTGCAGGTTGGAGATCTGCTCCGCGTTCTGCCGGGAGAAAGCGTGCCGGTGGATGGCAGAATCGTATCTGGGCAAACCTCGATCAATCAGGCTGTGATGACTGGTGAATCACTGCCCGTAGACAAGACAGTGGGGGACGAAGTGTCCAGCGGCACAGTGAATCAGTTCGGCGCTTTTGAGATGGAAGCCACAAAGGTGGGTGAGGACAGTTCGATTCAGCGTATGATCCGTCTGGTGCAGAGTGCAGATGCAGGAAAAGCCAAAATTGTAGGGCTTGCCGATCGTTGGGCAACCTGGATCGTTGTGATCGCCTTGAGTGCCGCAGCCATCACTTGGCTTATCACAGGGGAGATCATCCGTGCCGTAACCATTCTGGTGGTATTTTGCCCCTGCGCTCTGGTGTTGGCTACCCCTACCGCAATCATGGCCGCCATCGGAAACGCCACAAAACACGGCTTTTTGGTGCGCGAGGGGGATGCGCTGGAGCGGCTCGCAAATGTAAAAGTAATAGCCTTTGACAAAACAGGCACGCTTACATACGGGAAGCCAAAAGTCATGGATGTTGTAAGCGTATCCGATCAATATACAAAAGAACAGATCTATCGTTTGGCCGCTTCTGTTGAACTGCTGTCAGAACACCCTCTGGGCAAAGCCGTAGTAAACTGCTATAAAAGCGAATACGGTGCGGAACTGGAACCAGTGCATCATTTCCAGATGATTCCCGGCAGAGGAGTTTGTGCACAAACAGAGGCAGCAGAACTCCTGGCAGGTAATCTGGAATTTTTGAATGAACATGGCGTCTTTATGGAATCGGTTCCCACAGTGGATGAAACGATCTGTAAGGGCGGGACTATTATCTATCTTTCGGCAGACGGTATGCTTGCCGGCTATCTCACTCTCTCCGATACGCTGCGAAAAGAAAGCGCAGATATGATCCATACGCTTTTTGAACTAAATGTACAGCCGGTATTGTTGACCGGAGATCATGAGAGTGCCGCAAACGCCATTGCAGGTCAGCTGGACATTCATGAAGTACACGCCAATTGCTTACCAGAGGACAAGCTGAATTCCATTGGCGCATATCAGGAAACAGGGAAACCCGTGTGCATGATCGGGGACGGCATCAATGATGCTCCAGCCTTGAAAAAAGCAGATGTGGGCATCGCTATGGGCGGCGTTGGCAGCGACATTGCTGTAGACGCAGCAGATATTGCGCTGGTAGATGACGAAGTAAAGGAACTGCCGCATTTGGTTGCGCTTTCCAAGCGAATGATGACAACGATCAAGTGCAATCTGACATTTTCTATGACTCTTAATTTTTTGGCCATCATTCTCGCTATCAGCGGGACTTTGAACCCTGTAGTCGGAGCGTTAGTACATAATGCAGGCTCAGTACTTGTTATAGCAAACTCTGCAATTTTATTGAATTGGAAAAAAAGATAA
- a CDS encoding ZIP family metal transporter gives MPIELWQGLLIPFAGTTLGAACVFFMRNNLSELVQRALTGFAAGVMVAASVWSLLLPAMEQAADMGRWSFVPAVAGFWLGILFLLGLDRLIPHLHRGSAEAEGIKSNFGKTTMLTLAVALHNIPEGMAVGAVYAGWLYGDSGITLAGALALSLGIAIQNFPEGAIISMPLKAEGLSKSRSFLYGMLSGAVEPIGAILTILLAGILVPVLPYALSFAAGAMVYVVVEELIPEMSVGKHSNIGTILFAVGFTLMMTLDVALG, from the coding sequence ATGCCGATTGAACTATGGCAAGGGCTGCTGATCCCCTTTGCCGGGACGACGCTGGGTGCAGCCTGCGTCTTTTTTATGCGGAATAACTTGAGCGAACTGGTGCAGCGCGCTCTGACCGGCTTTGCGGCAGGGGTCATGGTGGCGGCTTCCGTCTGGAGTCTGCTGCTGCCCGCGATGGAGCAGGCGGCGGACATGGGGCGGTGGTCCTTTGTCCCCGCCGTTGCAGGTTTCTGGCTCGGCATCCTATTCCTGCTGGGACTGGATCGGCTGATTCCGCATCTGCATCGTGGCAGCGCGGAGGCCGAGGGCATCAAAAGCAATTTTGGAAAGACGACCATGCTGACGCTGGCTGTGGCGCTGCACAATATTCCGGAAGGAATGGCGGTAGGGGCGGTCTATGCCGGGTGGCTCTACGGAGATAGCGGTATCACGCTGGCGGGGGCACTGGCTCTTTCTCTGGGAATTGCCATTCAGAACTTTCCGGAGGGCGCAATCATATCCATGCCCTTGAAAGCAGAGGGGCTCTCCAAATCCCGCTCCTTCCTGTATGGGATGCTGTCCGGTGCAGTGGAGCCAATAGGCGCCATCCTGACCATCCTGCTGGCGGGGATTTTGGTTCCGGTACTGCCTTACGCCCTGAGCTTTGCCGCCGGAGCGATGGTCTATGTGGTAGTAGAGGAACTGATCCCGGAGATGTCAGTGGGAAAGCACTCCAATATAGGGACTATTCTGTTTGCAGTCGGTTTTACCCTTATGATGACGCTGGATGTGGCGCTGGGCTGA
- a CDS encoding metal-dependent transcriptional regulator, producing MAIHESGQMYLETIYILSQNSTFVRAIDVGAQLGFTKPSVSRAMSILKKDGYVNVDADGAITLTETGLAIAKTMYTRHTVLSQMLMELGVDEETATEDACRIEHVISEKSFAAVQAHLEQVTKMREDAHGQ from the coding sequence ATGGCGATTCACGAGTCTGGCCAGATGTATCTGGAAACCATCTATATTCTTTCACAGAACAGCACCTTCGTTCGAGCTATCGATGTGGGAGCGCAGTTGGGCTTTACCAAGCCCAGCGTCAGCAGAGCCATGTCCATTCTGAAAAAGGACGGATATGTGAATGTGGATGCTGACGGTGCGATCACCCTGACGGAGACCGGGCTTGCCATTGCTAAGACGATGTATACCCGCCACACGGTGTTGAGCCAGATGCTGATGGAATTGGGCGTGGACGAGGAGACTGCGACCGAGGATGCCTGCCGGATCGAGCATGTGATCAGCGAAAAATCCTTTGCGGCTGTGCAGGCGCACTTGGAGCAGGTAACGAAAATGCGGGAAGATGCGCACGGGCAATGA
- a CDS encoding heavy metal-associated domain-containing protein, with the protein MWKYTVEVNGMMCGMCEAHVNDAVRKACPVKKVNSSRSKNQTVILSETELDTEAVMNAIRSTGYEVGAIQKEPYKKRGLFG; encoded by the coding sequence ATGTGGAAGTACACAGTGGAAGTCAACGGAATGATGTGCGGGATGTGCGAGGCCCATGTCAATGACGCCGTACGCAAAGCCTGCCCGGTCAAAAAGGTAAACTCCTCCCGCAGCAAAAACCAGACTGTGATTCTCTCTGAAACGGAGCTGGACACGGAGGCTGTTATGAACGCCATTCGCAGCACGGGGTATGAGGTCGGAGCGATCCAGAAGGAGCCGTACAAAAAGAGAGGATTGTTCGGTTGA
- a CDS encoding ABC transporter ATP-binding protein, which yields MKQKKQNALSVLLGYAGSHRRLTLLGLGLSAVSMVCSMIPYLCIWLAARDLIAVAPDWTQARSVTDYGWIAFAFAVGGILIYFLGLMCTHLAAFRTAANIRKQGMAHVMQAPLGYFDANASGLIRSRLDAAAADTETLLAHNLADIVGTITLFLAMLVLMFVFDWRMGAACLLAAVISILAMCSMMGGKNAALMAEYQAAQDRMTKSGTEYVRGIPVVKIFQQTVYSFKAFQQAIEDYSAKAEHYQGDVCRVPQSINLTFTEGAFLFLVPVVLFLAPGALASGDYAGFVTNFAFYAVFSAIISTALAKIMFAASGMMLAGTALGRIQPVMDAPTLAVPEHPQTPKDNRVVFRDVSFTYDGAQSPALSHVSFTAEPGETVALVGPSGGGKTTAASLIPRFWDADTGTVEVGGVDVRQIDPHVLMDQVAFVFQNNRLFKASILENVRAARPDASREQVLAALEAAQCGDILEKLPQGLDTVIGTEGTYLSGGEAQRIALARAILKDAPIVVLDEATAFADPENEALIQKAFARLTKDRTVIMIAHRLSTVVGADKILVLEGGRVTEQGTHEELIAAGGLYTRMWADYNRAIQWKMESGKEGK from the coding sequence GTGAAGCAAAAGAAGCAAAATGCGCTGTCTGTGCTGCTGGGATACGCAGGCAGCCATCGGCGGCTCACCCTTCTGGGGTTGGGACTGTCGGCGGTGTCCATGGTATGCAGCATGATCCCGTACCTCTGCATCTGGCTGGCAGCACGGGATCTGATCGCTGTGGCGCCGGACTGGACGCAGGCCCGGAGCGTGACGGACTACGGTTGGATCGCCTTCGCTTTTGCGGTGGGCGGTATCCTCATCTACTTTCTGGGCCTGATGTGTACTCATCTGGCGGCGTTCCGCACGGCGGCCAACATCCGCAAGCAGGGCATGGCCCATGTGATGCAGGCGCCTCTGGGCTACTTTGACGCCAACGCCTCCGGTCTGATCCGCAGCCGGCTGGATGCGGCCGCCGCCGATACCGAGACGCTGCTGGCCCACAATCTGGCGGACATTGTAGGCACGATTACATTGTTTCTCGCCATGCTGGTGCTGATGTTCGTGTTTGACTGGCGCATGGGCGCGGCCTGCCTGCTGGCGGCGGTGATTTCCATACTCGCCATGTGCAGCATGATGGGCGGCAAGAATGCCGCATTGATGGCAGAGTACCAGGCGGCTCAGGACCGCATGACCAAATCCGGCACCGAGTATGTGCGCGGCATCCCGGTAGTCAAAATTTTTCAGCAGACCGTCTACTCCTTCAAGGCCTTTCAGCAGGCCATCGAGGACTACAGCGCCAAGGCAGAACACTATCAGGGCGATGTTTGCCGTGTGCCCCAGTCCATCAACCTGACCTTCACCGAGGGCGCCTTTCTGTTTCTGGTGCCGGTGGTGCTGTTCCTGGCTCCCGGTGCGCTGGCTTCCGGTGATTATGCGGGATTTGTAACGAACTTTGCTTTTTACGCCGTGTTCTCCGCTATCATTTCCACCGCGCTGGCCAAAATCATGTTTGCGGCCTCCGGCATGATGCTGGCCGGCACCGCTCTGGGCCGCATCCAGCCGGTCATGGACGCACCGACACTGGCGGTACCGGAGCATCCCCAGACGCCCAAGGACAATCGGGTGGTTTTCCGGGATGTGAGTTTTACCTACGACGGCGCGCAGTCCCCCGCCCTGTCCCATGTCTCCTTCACCGCCGAGCCCGGAGAGACGGTGGCGCTGGTGGGGCCTTCGGGCGGCGGCAAGACCACTGCCGCCAGCCTGATCCCCCGGTTCTGGGATGCGGACACCGGCACTGTCGAAGTGGGTGGCGTGGATGTACGCCAGATCGATCCCCATGTGTTGATGGATCAGGTCGCTTTTGTGTTTCAAAACAACCGGCTGTTCAAAGCCAGCATTCTGGAAAATGTTCGGGCCGCCCGGCCCGACGCCAGCCGTGAGCAGGTGCTGGCTGCCCTGGAAGCCGCCCAGTGCGGCGACATTCTGGAAAAGCTGCCCCAGGGACTGGACACCGTGATCGGCACCGAGGGAACCTATCTCTCCGGTGGCGAGGCCCAGCGCATCGCCCTGGCCCGGGCCATTTTGAAGGACGCACCTATCGTGGTGCTGGATGAAGCCACGGCCTTTGCCGACCCGGAAAATGAGGCGCTGATTCAGAAAGCCTTCGCACGGCTGACAAAGGACCGCACCGTCATCATGATCGCCCATCGGCTCTCCACGGTGGTGGGCGCGGACAAGATCCTGGTTCTGGAGGGCGGCAGGGTGACGGAGCAAGGCACCCATGAGGAGCTGATCGCGGCAGGAGGATTGTATACTCGGATGTGGGCCGACTACAATCGGGCGATCCAGTGGAAAATGGAAAGCGGCAAGGAGGGGAAATAA
- a CDS encoding helix-turn-helix domain-containing protein → MDLSQKTLGAKIAALRKIRNMTQEQLAAQLGISAPAVSKWETGSSYPDITLLAPLARALGTNLDMIRYFTSSQVAIARETRSILCADLSQNHTARELAERFQVAETSLKNYFRGVFGENLSTFLREARMRRAAELLQSSELRVAEIAAQVGYENQSKFAAVFVRRFGCPPLEYRRRARLSIADDD, encoded by the coding sequence ATGGATCTGAGTCAGAAAACACTGGGGGCCAAGATCGCCGCTTTGCGCAAGATCAGGAATATGACCCAAGAGCAGTTGGCAGCCCAGTTGGGAATCTCCGCTCCTGCCGTGAGCAAATGGGAGACCGGCAGCTCCTACCCGGATATCACGTTACTGGCTCCGCTGGCCCGGGCACTCGGAACCAATCTTGATATGATCCGTTATTTTACCAGCTCTCAGGTGGCCATTGCCAGGGAGACACGGAGCATCCTGTGCGCAGATCTGAGCCAGAACCACACAGCACGGGAGCTGGCAGAGCGGTTCCAGGTTGCCGAAACCAGTCTCAAGAATTACTTCCGCGGTGTGTTTGGAGAAAATCTCTCCACATTTTTGCGAGAGGCAAGGATGCGCCGGGCAGCAGAATTGCTGCAGAGCAGCGAATTACGAGTAGCGGAGATCGCAGCACAGGTAGGCTACGAAAATCAGAGCAAATTTGCGGCGGTCTTTGTCCGGCGCTTCGGCTGCCCGCCGCTGGAGTATCGGCGCAGGGCACGGCTTTCGATTGCTGATGACGATTAA
- a CDS encoding class I SAM-dependent methyltransferase, with the protein MDDNKQFWDRFSIRYSGFMRRSRATYQQICKAMRPFLKRDMYVLELACGTGQLSVPLSPCVRSWEATDFSAEMIRQAKKQVHSSRLHFSVQDATKLPYGPESFDAVVISNALHVMPHPEKALTEAWRVLKPGGLLFAPTFVWGKSRSARLRLWFMGLSGFRVYHVWTAGELMAYLSERGYSIVRHQLLGSSLAPLCCLMARKIPDERTAAWQTAVRSAQLDHTKAKEE; encoded by the coding sequence ATGGATGACAACAAACAATTTTGGGATCGGTTTTCAATACGCTATTCCGGCTTCATGCGCCGCTCTCGGGCAACCTATCAGCAGATATGCAAAGCAATGCGTCCTTTTCTGAAACGGGACATGTATGTGCTGGAGTTGGCCTGCGGAACAGGTCAGCTGTCCGTGCCGCTGTCTCCATGTGTCCGGAGCTGGGAGGCAACCGACTTTTCAGCTGAAATGATCCGTCAGGCCAAAAAGCAGGTGCATTCGTCCCGGCTCCACTTTTCCGTCCAGGACGCCACCAAGCTGCCCTACGGCCCGGAGAGCTTCGATGCGGTCGTGATCTCCAACGCCCTCCATGTCATGCCGCACCCGGAAAAAGCTCTGACGGAAGCCTGGCGGGTTCTGAAGCCGGGGGGATTGCTGTTCGCCCCCACCTTTGTCTGGGGCAAAAGCCGAAGCGCCAGACTCCGGCTCTGGTTCATGGGGCTGTCAGGCTTTCGGGTGTACCATGTCTGGACTGCCGGGGAGCTGATGGCATACCTGTCCGAGCGCGGCTATTCCATCGTTCGCCATCAGCTTCTCGGAAGTTCGTTGGCGCCGCTGTGCTGTCTGATGGCCAGGAAGATCCCCGATGAACGGACTGCGGCATGGCAGACCGCCGTCCGGTCCGCGCAGCTCGATCATACAAAAGCCAAGGAGGAATGA
- a CDS encoding metal-sensing transcriptional repressor, with amino-acid sequence MRQCMDADNLHRRLKKIIGQVQAIDRMIDEDVPCEDVLAQINAAKSALHGCGKVVLEGHIRHCVRDGIEHGDADKTIESFTKAVERFSNMG; translated from the coding sequence GTGAGACAGTGCATGGATGCGGATAATCTGCACCGCAGACTCAAGAAAATCATTGGTCAGGTTCAGGCGATTGACCGAATGATAGATGAAGATGTCCCCTGTGAGGATGTTCTTGCTCAAATCAATGCTGCCAAATCTGCGCTTCACGGATGCGGAAAGGTGGTTTTGGAGGGGCATATTCGCCACTGTGTCCGGGATGGCATTGAGCACGGGGATGCGGATAAAACAATCGAAAGTTTTACAAAAGCTGTAGAACGATTTTCCAACATGGGTTAA
- a CDS encoding HAMP domain-containing sensor histidine kinase has product MLPNVFDQLYQCDPSRTTPGNGLGLSITKELVVAMGGTIQAQSSPDHETTFTICFPKAKALP; this is encoded by the coding sequence ATTTTACCGAATGTTTTTGACCAGTTATATCAATGCGATCCTTCCCGAACAACTCCCGGAAACGGCCTTGGCCTTTCCATAACCAAGGAACTGGTTGTTGCTATGGGCGGTACCATTCAGGCACAAAGCTCCCCTGACCACGAAACGACATTCACCATCTGTTTTCCGAAAGCAAAAGCGTTGCCATAA
- a CDS encoding class I SAM-dependent methyltransferase, translated as MSHFGVVEDTLFVPMQGRIYASEHCPNILYDPKALELKKKLPSGLPEQDGQSQYTLLASAARSANMDRFIRAFLERRPDGVIVQLGCGLETVYYRCDNGKSHWYAVDLPHVVEYRRELLPEPERETYLAGDAFAGDWIRQIRADVPDAPILVTAGGLFHYFEESKVVGLLRMLTEFGEIEIVFDTVSKSGMAMMRKKYMKQVGHGDVQMLFYVDSASELAGKIGNGARVLAEEPYYRHIPRTGLKLSTKISMAVSDRFWMVRMIHLATE; from the coding sequence ATGTCCCATTTTGGCGTTGTGGAGGACACGCTGTTTGTCCCTATGCAGGGCAGGATCTATGCCAGTGAGCACTGTCCAAATATTTTGTACGATCCAAAGGCGCTGGAACTGAAAAAAAAACTGCCTTCCGGCCTACCGGAGCAGGACGGACAGAGCCAGTATACCCTGCTGGCCTCCGCCGCCAGGTCCGCCAATATGGACCGGTTCATCCGGGCCTTTCTGGAGCGCAGGCCGGACGGTGTGATCGTCCAGCTCGGCTGTGGCCTGGAGACGGTCTATTACCGCTGCGACAATGGAAAGTCGCACTGGTATGCCGTGGATCTGCCCCATGTGGTGGAGTACCGGCGAGAGCTGCTGCCGGAGCCGGAGCGGGAGACCTATCTCGCCGGGGATGCCTTTGCCGGGGACTGGATCAGGCAGATCCGCGCCGATGTGCCGGATGCTCCTATTCTGGTCACCGCCGGCGGCCTGTTCCACTATTTTGAGGAAAGCAAGGTCGTGGGCCTCCTGCGAATGCTCACAGAGTTTGGAGAGATCGAAATCGTCTTTGATACCGTGAGCAAAAGCGGTATGGCCATGATGCGGAAAAAGTACATGAAGCAGGTGGGTCACGGGGACGTGCAGATGCTTTTCTATGTAGACTCGGCGTCGGAACTGGCCGGGAAAATTGGGAACGGGGCCAGGGTGCTGGCCGAGGAGCCCTATTACCGCCATATCCCCCGAACCGGATTGAAGCTGTCTACCAAGATCAGTATGGCGGTTTCGGACCGGTTTTGGATGGTCAGGATGATCCATCTGGCAACCGAATGA